From one Halobacteriovoraceae bacterium genomic stretch:
- a CDS encoding NAD(P)H-dependent glycerol-3-phosphate dehydrogenase, with protein MNYNTAIIVGGGAFGTSLAAVLANNFKHVFIKVRSVDVRDGINSGENTVYLPGHKLSKNIKSFLEWKDLDHLIKFDDIEVIVNGLPSSAIRKYYLENFEIIEKHLKKDLPFVSLTKGIDADTLEMSDDILFEIFPRFKENFVFLSGPSFAHEIVNEHITMVSLAGMSKSILEKSGKMLETSFFKIMFTYDIKGVLLGGALKNILAIGGGIIEGMGHNHNTKAAMVTRGIAEMLRFGHVYNARPETFYGLSGMGDLILTTTGDLSRNKQFGLEIAKGRSPSDIIQSSRSVVEGYKTAKAAYLITKKFDIRARIFTGIYSILHQNVKPKDVLLELMRVPSRFEIIFQ; from the coding sequence ATGAATTATAATACGGCCATTATTGTAGGTGGTGGAGCTTTTGGGACGTCATTAGCAGCGGTTTTGGCCAATAATTTTAAACATGTTTTTATAAAAGTTAGATCTGTTGATGTTAGAGACGGTATCAACAGCGGTGAAAATACTGTCTATCTCCCTGGACATAAGCTAAGTAAAAATATTAAAAGTTTTCTTGAGTGGAAGGATTTAGATCATCTGATTAAGTTTGATGATATTGAAGTGATCGTCAATGGGCTCCCCTCATCGGCCATTAGAAAATATTACCTTGAAAACTTTGAGATTATTGAGAAACACCTTAAAAAAGACCTGCCTTTTGTCTCCCTAACAAAAGGTATAGATGCTGATACATTAGAAATGTCTGATGACATTCTTTTTGAGATTTTTCCAAGATTTAAAGAAAATTTTGTCTTCCTCTCTGGCCCATCTTTTGCCCATGAAATCGTAAATGAGCACATTACAATGGTTTCCCTGGCCGGAATGAGTAAGAGTATTTTGGAAAAATCGGGAAAAATGCTGGAAACAAGCTTTTTTAAAATAATGTTTACTTACGATATAAAGGGCGTCCTTTTGGGGGGAGCTTTAAAAAATATCTTGGCCATTGGTGGAGGTATAATTGAAGGTATGGGCCATAACCATAATACCAAGGCCGCGATGGTGACTAGGGGAATTGCAGAGATGCTTAGATTTGGGCATGTCTATAACGCTAGACCTGAAACTTTTTATGGATTGAGTGGGATGGGGGATCTTATTCTCACAACTACGGGTGATTTAAGTCGGAATAAACAATTTGGTCTAGAAATTGCGAAAGGACGCTCACCAAGTGATATCATTCAGTCATCGAGAAGTGTTGTTGAAGGATACAAAACAGCAAAAGCAGCATATCTTATCACTAAAAAATTTGATATCAGGGCCAGAATTTTTACAGGAATTTATTCAATACTTCATCAAAATGTGAAACCTAAAGATGTATTATTAGAGTTAATGCGTGTACCATCAAGATTTGAGATAATTTTTCAATAA
- a CDS encoding DUF493 family protein: MSDANYSRLKQLLENQNTWPSKYVFKFVVPSQGLSDIKDLLPDHDLMERPSRTGKYVAITFTNEFQNSEEIINVYKKVSNIEGIIQL; the protein is encoded by the coding sequence ATGAGTGATGCCAATTATTCGAGGCTTAAACAATTATTGGAGAACCAAAACACTTGGCCCTCAAAATATGTTTTTAAATTTGTAGTCCCTTCCCAGGGCCTTTCAGATATAAAAGACTTGCTTCCAGATCATGATCTAATGGAAAGACCCTCTCGTACCGGTAAGTATGTGGCCATAACTTTTACTAATGAATTTCAAAATTCTGAAGAAATTATAAATGTATATAAAAAAGTATCGAATATAGAGGGAATTATACAACTCTAA